A genome region from Rhizobium sp. N324 includes the following:
- a CDS encoding ABC transporter substrate-binding protein, with translation MMNFRNASILAGLALGVSVLAVNAYAAEATVPPVPPDFPAEGKINYVARDSILEFKALPEYHEPDWVTKNFVSSGKLPPVKDRLPKEPMVFKTGNMPDGIGVYGDTMRHVIGGRPEGWNYGAGQTQGWGGIDIGLSECLTRTAPLFQVKAQDTEPLPNLAKSWDWSPDGHKLTMHLVEGAKWSDGAPFNADDIMFYWDDEVVDPNVSPLGGGASPEAFGVGTTLKKIDDYTVEWTFKEAFPKQYLYTMSYPNFCPGPSHILKPQHPKYSKNTYDQFKNAFPPEYMNMPVMGAWVPVEYRSDDIIVLRRNPYYWKVDEKGNQLPYLNELHYKLSTWADRDVQAVAGSADISNLEQPENFVASLKRAAEKTAPARLAFGPRLIGYNLRMNFSANGWGSPDERGQAIRELNRNEDFRKAVTMALDRKAIGDSLVKGPFTAIYPGGLSSGTSFYDRNSTVYYPFDLKGAKAELAKAGLKDTDGDGIVNFPAGTAGGKNVEIVMLINNQYTTDKSLAEGVVGQMEKLGLKIVLNALDGAKRDDAHYAGRFDWLIQRNTTELSSVVQNTEQLAPVGPRTSWQHRAGKDDKLDLMPFENELVDVVNKFTTSQSNDERVDLMKQYQKISTEHVNTVGLTEYPGALIINKRFSNVPQGTPIFMFNWAEDSVIRERLWVAADKQGKYELFPEQLPGKPGDKGPIN, from the coding sequence ATCATGAATTTCCGCAACGCAAGCATTCTGGCCGGACTGGCGCTCGGCGTCTCGGTTTTGGCGGTGAATGCCTATGCCGCCGAGGCAACCGTGCCGCCGGTGCCGCCGGATTTCCCGGCTGAAGGCAAGATCAACTATGTCGCGCGCGACTCCATCCTGGAGTTCAAGGCGCTGCCCGAATATCACGAGCCCGACTGGGTCACGAAGAATTTCGTTTCTTCCGGCAAGCTGCCCCCCGTGAAGGATCGTCTGCCGAAGGAGCCGATGGTCTTCAAAACCGGCAACATGCCCGATGGCATCGGCGTCTACGGCGATACGATGCGCCACGTCATCGGCGGCCGGCCGGAAGGCTGGAACTACGGTGCCGGCCAGACGCAGGGCTGGGGCGGCATCGATATCGGCCTGTCCGAATGCCTGACGCGCACCGCGCCGCTGTTCCAGGTGAAGGCCCAGGACACCGAGCCGCTGCCGAACCTCGCCAAGAGCTGGGATTGGTCCCCAGACGGCCACAAGCTGACCATGCACCTGGTCGAAGGCGCCAAGTGGTCTGATGGTGCGCCGTTCAACGCCGACGACATCATGTTCTACTGGGACGACGAAGTCGTCGATCCGAACGTCTCGCCGCTCGGCGGCGGCGCCTCGCCGGAGGCTTTCGGCGTCGGCACGACGCTGAAGAAGATCGACGACTACACCGTCGAATGGACCTTCAAGGAGGCCTTCCCGAAGCAATATCTCTATACGATGTCCTACCCGAACTTCTGCCCGGGTCCATCGCATATCCTCAAGCCCCAGCATCCGAAATATTCTAAGAACACTTACGACCAGTTCAAGAACGCCTTCCCGCCGGAATACATGAACATGCCGGTGATGGGCGCCTGGGTGCCGGTGGAATATCGTTCCGACGATATCATCGTGCTCCGCCGCAACCCCTATTACTGGAAGGTCGACGAGAAGGGCAATCAGCTGCCTTATCTCAATGAGCTGCATTACAAGCTCTCGACCTGGGCCGACCGCGACGTGCAGGCGGTGGCGGGCTCCGCCGATATTTCCAACCTCGAGCAGCCGGAAAACTTCGTCGCGTCGCTGAAGCGCGCCGCCGAGAAGACGGCGCCGGCACGTCTGGCCTTCGGCCCGCGCCTCATCGGCTATAACCTGCGCATGAACTTCTCCGCCAACGGCTGGGGCAGCCCGGATGAGCGCGGCCAGGCGATCCGCGAGCTGAACCGCAATGAGGACTTCCGCAAGGCCGTCACCATGGCGCTCGACCGCAAGGCGATCGGCGACTCGCTGGTCAAGGGGCCGTTCACGGCGATCTATCCGGGCGGGCTTTCCTCAGGCACCAGCTTCTACGACCGCAACTCCACCGTTTACTATCCCTTCGATCTCAAGGGCGCTAAGGCGGAACTCGCCAAGGCCGGGCTGAAGGATACAGACGGCGACGGCATCGTCAACTTCCCGGCCGGCACGGCCGGCGGCAAGAATGTCGAAATCGTCATGCTGATCAACAATCAGTACACGACCGACAAGAGCCTTGCCGAAGGTGTCGTCGGCCAGATGGAGAAGCTCGGGCTGAAGATCGTCCTCAATGCGCTCGATGGCGCCAAGCGTGACGACGCCCATTATGCCGGCCGCTTCGACTGGCTGATCCAGCGCAACACGACGGAACTGTCGTCGGTGGTGCAGAACACCGAGCAGCTTGCCCCGGTCGGCCCGCGCACCAGCTGGCAGCATCGCGCCGGCAAGGACGACAAGCTCGATCTGATGCCCTTCGAAAACGAACTCGTCGACGTCGTCAACAAGTTCACGACCAGCCAGAGCAACGACGAGCGCGTCGATCTGATGAAGCAATATCAGAAGATCTCGACCGAGCACGTCAACACGGTGGGCCTGACCGAATATCCGGGTGCGCTGATCATCAACAAGCGGTTCTCCAACGTACCGCAGGGCACGCCGATCTTCATGTTCAACTGGGCTGAAGATTCGGTCATCCGCGAACGCCTGTGGGTGGCGGCCGACAAGCAGGGCAAATACGAGCTGTTCCCCGAGCAGCTGCCCGGCAAGCCCGGCGACAAGGGCCCGATCAACTGA
- a CDS encoding alpha-glucosidase/alpha-galactosidase, with translation MSFKIAIIGAGSVGFTKKLFTDILCVPEFRDVEFALTDLSEHNLEMIKAILDRIVEANGLPTKVTATTDRRQALSGARYIISCVRVGGLEAYADDIRIPLKYGIDQCVGDTICAGGILYGQRNIPVILDFCKDIREVAEPGAKFLNYANPMAMNTWAAIEYGKVDTVGLCHGVQHGAEQIAEVLGAKSLGELDYICSGINHQTWFIDLRLNGRRIGKDELVAAFEAHPVYSQQEKLRIDVLKRFGVYSTESNGHLSEYLPWYRKRPEEITRWIDMSDWIHGETGGYLRHSTETRNWFETEFPQFLESASRPIDPAKRSNEHASHILEGLETNRVYRGHFNVKNNGVITNLPADAIIESPGFVDRFGINMVSGVTLPEACAATCIASINVQRMSVHAAVTGDIDLLKLAVLHDPLVGAVSTPEEVWQMVDEMVVAQARWLPQYADAVPAAKERLSKSKVQTRDWAGAARRSVRSIEELRAEKAALKQAV, from the coding sequence ATGAGTTTCAAAATCGCTATCATCGGTGCGGGCAGCGTTGGGTTCACCAAGAAGCTGTTCACCGATATTTTGTGTGTTCCGGAGTTTCGCGACGTCGAATTCGCGCTGACCGATCTCAGCGAGCATAATCTGGAGATGATCAAGGCGATCCTCGACCGGATCGTCGAGGCGAACGGGCTGCCGACCAAGGTGACGGCGACGACCGACCGGCGCCAGGCGCTTTCCGGCGCGCGCTACATCATCAGTTGCGTGCGCGTCGGCGGTCTCGAGGCCTATGCCGACGATATCAGGATCCCGCTGAAATACGGCATCGACCAGTGCGTCGGCGATACGATCTGCGCCGGCGGCATTCTCTACGGCCAGCGCAACATCCCCGTCATTCTCGACTTCTGCAAGGATATCAGAGAGGTCGCCGAGCCGGGTGCCAAATTCCTCAACTATGCCAACCCGATGGCGATGAACACCTGGGCGGCGATCGAATATGGCAAGGTCGATACGGTCGGTCTCTGCCACGGCGTCCAGCACGGCGCCGAACAGATCGCCGAGGTGCTCGGCGCCAAGTCGCTTGGCGAGCTCGACTATATCTGCTCCGGCATCAACCATCAGACCTGGTTCATCGACCTGCGCCTCAACGGCCGCAGGATCGGCAAGGACGAGCTGGTGGCGGCCTTCGAGGCGCATCCGGTCTATTCGCAGCAGGAAAAGCTGCGCATCGACGTGCTGAAGCGTTTCGGCGTCTATTCCACCGAGAGCAACGGCCACCTTTCGGAATACCTGCCCTGGTATCGCAAGCGGCCGGAGGAAATCACCCGCTGGATCGACATGTCCGACTGGATCCACGGCGAGACCGGCGGCTACCTCCGCCATTCCACCGAGACCCGCAACTGGTTCGAGACGGAATTCCCGCAATTCCTGGAATCCGCCTCCAGGCCGATCGATCCGGCCAAGCGCTCGAACGAACATGCTAGCCATATTCTCGAGGGGCTTGAGACGAACCGGGTCTATCGCGGCCATTTCAACGTCAAGAACAACGGCGTCATCACCAACCTGCCGGCCGATGCGATCATCGAATCGCCCGGCTTCGTCGACCGCTTCGGCATCAACATGGTCTCCGGCGTCACCCTGCCGGAGGCCTGCGCGGCCACCTGCATCGCCTCGATCAATGTCCAGCGCATGTCGGTGCATGCGGCAGTCACAGGCGACATCGACCTTCTGAAGCTCGCCGTGCTGCACGATCCGCTGGTCGGCGCCGTCTCGACGCCCGAGGAAGTCTGGCAGATGGTCGACGAGATGGTCGTTGCCCAGGCCCGCTGGCTGCCGCAATATGCCGATGCCGTGCCGGCCGCCAAGGAGCGGCTGTCGAAATCCAAGGTGCAGACCCGCGACTGGGCGGGAGCCGCACGCCGCAGCGTCCGCTCGATCGAAGAGCTGCGCGCGGAAAAGGCGGCGCTGAAACAGGCCGTCTGA
- a CDS encoding ABC transporter ATP-binding protein: MALSLVNSFAPLVRHDHDGRSETPIIDARNVAVNFKVEDGMVEAVKDVSFQLYRGETIAIVGESGSGKSVTARTVMGLLSKRAVVSGKSTVSYDGSNILKFSERERRKLRGDRISMIFQEPMSSLNPIYTIGSQIVEAIRVHRRMSRRDAEKRALELLEHVQIPDPAARIRQYPHQLSGGQRQRVMIAMALANDPDVLIADEPTTALDVTVQAQILNLIRNLQKEMGMAVILITHDLTVVRQFSDYVYVMQHGEVREHNTTEALFANPQHAYTRHLLASEPRGEANPLPEGSDVILDAKGVRVAFMLRHGTFLKPAMRELVAVDSLDLTLRRHETLGLVGESGSGKTTFGQAILRLNTPDSGEIHFDHQPIHGLSRAEMRPLRARMQVVFQDPFSSLNPRMTIGQIIEEGLVVNRLGASKGERQDRVCEALISAGMPGNILSRFPHEFSGGQRQRIAIARAIALEPEFILLDEPTSALDLSVQAQIIELLRKLQDERGLSYLFISHDLKVVRALCHRVIVMQHGKIVEEGPVNEVLTHPKTAYTERLVKAAFEVA; encoded by the coding sequence ATGGCGCTTTCCCTGGTCAATTCCTTCGCCCCGCTTGTCCGCCACGACCATGACGGCCGCTCGGAAACCCCGATCATCGACGCCCGCAATGTGGCGGTGAATTTCAAGGTCGAGGACGGCATGGTCGAAGCCGTCAAGGACGTCTCCTTCCAGCTCTATCGCGGCGAGACCATCGCCATCGTCGGCGAATCCGGCTCCGGCAAATCGGTGACTGCAAGAACGGTGATGGGGCTTCTGTCGAAGCGCGCCGTCGTCTCCGGCAAATCGACGGTTTCCTATGACGGCAGCAATATCCTGAAATTTTCCGAGCGGGAGCGCCGCAAGCTGCGCGGCGACCGCATCTCGATGATCTTCCAGGAGCCGATGAGCTCGCTGAACCCGATCTATACGATCGGCAGCCAGATCGTCGAGGCGATCCGTGTGCACCGCCGCATGAGCCGCAGGGATGCGGAAAAGCGGGCGCTGGAACTGCTCGAACATGTGCAGATTCCCGATCCCGCCGCACGCATCCGGCAATATCCGCATCAGCTTTCCGGCGGCCAGCGCCAGCGCGTGATGATCGCCATGGCGCTCGCCAACGATCCCGACGTGCTGATCGCCGACGAGCCGACGACGGCGCTCGATGTCACCGTGCAGGCGCAGATCCTCAACCTGATCCGCAACCTGCAGAAGGAAATGGGGATGGCCGTCATCCTCATCACCCACGACCTGACGGTGGTGCGGCAGTTTTCCGATTACGTCTATGTGATGCAGCATGGCGAGGTGCGCGAGCACAACACCACCGAGGCGCTGTTTGCCAATCCGCAGCACGCCTATACCAGGCATCTGCTCGCCTCCGAGCCGCGCGGCGAGGCCAATCCGCTGCCGGAGGGATCGGATGTCATTCTCGATGCCAAGGGCGTGCGGGTCGCCTTCATGCTGCGCCACGGCACCTTCCTGAAGCCGGCGATGCGCGAGCTTGTCGCCGTCGACAGTCTCGATTTGACGCTGCGCCGGCACGAGACGCTCGGCCTCGTCGGCGAATCCGGTTCCGGCAAGACGACCTTCGGCCAGGCGATCCTGCGGCTGAATACGCCCGATAGCGGCGAGATCCATTTCGACCATCAGCCGATCCACGGGCTTTCCCGCGCCGAGATGCGGCCGCTGCGGGCCCGCATGCAGGTGGTGTTCCAGGACCCGTTCTCCTCGCTCAACCCGCGCATGACGATCGGCCAGATCATCGAGGAGGGCCTCGTCGTCAACCGGCTGGGCGCCTCCAAGGGCGAGCGGCAGGACCGGGTGTGCGAGGCGCTGATCTCGGCCGGCATGCCCGGCAATATTCTGTCGCGTTTCCCGCATGAATTTTCCGGCGGCCAGCGCCAGCGCATCGCCATTGCCCGCGCCATCGCGCTGGAGCCGGAATTCATCCTGCTCGACGAGCCGACATCGGCGCTCGACCTCTCCGTCCAGGCCCAGATTATCGAACTCCTGCGCAAGTTGCAGGACGAGCGCGGTCTGAGCTACCTTTTCATCTCCCACGATCTCAAGGTCGTCCGGGCGCTCTGCCACCGCGTCATCGTCATGCAGCATGGCAAGATCGTCGAAGAGGGGCCCGTCAACGAAGTTCTCACCCATCCCAAGACCGCCTACACCGAACGGCTCGTCAAAGCCGCTTTCGAGGTAGCATGA
- a CDS encoding ABC transporter permease, which yields MLAFDSSPPPPTTTETSVGKPSRGHESYIALVWRRLRRSWTGMAGLILVGLLLLMAIFADFVAPMDPKATDVGFAPPQVMSFHDKDGNFVFQPRVYALSDSEELDPVTFQPIVGMDYDNPRLLGFFVKGAEYELFGLIPADRHFFGSTDGQPVHFLGTDKFGRDVLSRAIIGSRISLMIALTVVFIVTLIGTTVGMVSGYFGGTFDIWLQRFVELVLAFPQLPLYLALTSLIPVTAPTNVFLAFVIVVMSALGWAQMSREVRGKTLALARIDYVRAAMAVGATDRRIIIQHIFPNVMSHVIVAVTLAIPSVVLLESFLGFLGFAVKPPLISWGLMLQDTATYSVIGSYPWILSPVGFVLVTVFAFNALGDGLRDAVDPY from the coding sequence ATGCTGGCTTTCGACTCCTCGCCGCCACCGCCGACGACGACCGAAACCTCGGTCGGCAAGCCATCGCGCGGGCATGAGAGCTATATCGCCCTGGTCTGGCGCCGGCTCAGGCGCTCCTGGACCGGTATGGCCGGGCTCATCCTCGTCGGGCTGCTGCTCCTTATGGCGATCTTTGCCGATTTCGTCGCGCCGATGGACCCTAAGGCGACCGATGTCGGTTTCGCCCCGCCGCAGGTGATGAGCTTCCACGACAAGGACGGCAATTTCGTCTTCCAGCCGCGCGTCTATGCGCTGTCGGATTCCGAGGAGCTCGATCCGGTCACCTTCCAGCCGATCGTCGGCATGGATTACGACAATCCGCGGCTGCTCGGCTTCTTCGTCAAGGGCGCCGAATACGAGCTTTTCGGCCTGATCCCGGCCGACCGCCACTTCTTCGGGTCGACCGACGGCCAGCCGGTGCATTTCCTCGGCACCGACAAGTTCGGCCGCGACGTGCTGTCGCGCGCCATTATCGGTTCGCGCATCTCGCTGATGATCGCGCTCACCGTCGTCTTCATCGTCACGCTGATCGGCACGACGGTCGGCATGGTTTCGGGCTATTTCGGCGGCACCTTCGATATCTGGCTGCAGCGCTTCGTCGAGCTGGTGCTCGCCTTTCCGCAGCTGCCGCTCTATCTCGCATTGACCTCGCTGATCCCGGTGACGGCGCCGACCAACGTCTTCCTCGCCTTCGTCATCGTCGTCATGTCGGCGCTCGGCTGGGCGCAGATGTCGCGCGAGGTGCGCGGCAAGACCCTGGCGCTCGCCCGCATCGATTACGTCCGGGCGGCGATGGCGGTCGGCGCCACCGACCGGCGCATCATCATCCAGCATATCTTCCCGAATGTGATGAGCCATGTCATCGTTGCGGTGACGCTCGCCATCCCGAGCGTCGTGCTGCTCGAATCCTTCCTCGGTTTCCTCGGCTTTGCCGTCAAGCCGCCGCTGATCTCCTGGGGGCTGATGCTGCAGGATACCGCGACCTATTCGGTCATCGGCTCCTATCCCTGGATTCTCTCCCCCGTCGGCTTCGTGCTCGTCACCGTCTTCGCCTTCAATGCGCTGGGCGACGGACTGCGCGACGCGGTCGATCCTTATTGA
- a CDS encoding ABC transporter permease, with the protein MLRFLLVRIASAIPVLFILSVVTFAIIQAPPGDYADYIRSQLINQGGASYAQADAQAQAYRVEHGLDKPMVVQYVNWIGGIVTRGDFGYSMFYNKPVADVVAERLPRTLLLALVCHIFASVLGIGFGIWAATRQYSWIDSTLSAVSFLGMTVPRFLMALIIVYLLVFQFNVSEIGSFFSPQYGGAPWSWAKFVDLVHHVWPVVAIATFGGLAYNMRVMRGNLLDTLNAQYVETAKAKGLSGGAVVMRHAVPNALHPLVMYQGVVLPYMLTGEIETAIIFALPTVGPAIVGSMAIGDVYVTATFMLVLSATLIVGNIIADMLLALLDPRVRQFEGA; encoded by the coding sequence ATGTTACGATTCCTGCTCGTGCGCATAGCCTCCGCGATCCCCGTCCTCTTCATCCTGAGCGTGGTGACCTTCGCGATCATCCAGGCTCCGCCCGGCGACTACGCCGATTATATAAGATCGCAGCTGATCAATCAGGGCGGCGCCTCCTACGCCCAGGCCGACGCCCAGGCCCAGGCCTACCGGGTCGAGCACGGCCTGGACAAGCCGATGGTCGTGCAATACGTCAACTGGATCGGCGGCATCGTCACCCGCGGCGATTTCGGCTACAGCATGTTCTACAACAAGCCGGTCGCCGATGTCGTTGCCGAGCGGCTGCCGCGCACGCTGCTCTTGGCGCTGGTCTGCCATATCTTCGCTTCGGTGCTCGGCATCGGCTTCGGCATCTGGGCGGCGACACGCCAGTACAGCTGGATCGACAGCACGCTTTCGGCGGTGTCCTTCCTCGGCATGACGGTGCCGCGCTTCCTGATGGCGCTGATCATCGTCTATCTCCTGGTCTTCCAGTTCAACGTGTCGGAGATCGGCAGCTTCTTCTCGCCGCAATATGGCGGGGCGCCCTGGTCCTGGGCGAAATTCGTCGACCTCGTCCACCATGTCTGGCCGGTCGTGGCGATCGCCACCTTCGGCGGGCTCGCCTACAATATGCGGGTGATGCGCGGCAATCTGCTCGATACGCTGAATGCCCAATATGTCGAGACGGCCAAGGCCAAGGGGCTTTCCGGCGGTGCGGTGGTAATGCGCCATGCGGTGCCGAATGCGCTGCACCCGCTGGTGATGTATCAGGGCGTCGTGCTGCCCTACATGCTGACCGGCGAGATCGAGACCGCCATCATCTTCGCGCTGCCGACCGTCGGCCCGGCGATCGTCGGCTCGATGGCGATCGGCGACGTCTATGTCACCGCCACCTTCATGCTGGTGCTGTCGGCGACGCTGATCGTCGGCAACATCATCGCCGACATGCTGCTGGCGCTGCTCGATCCGCGTGTCCGCCAATTTGAAGGAGCCTGA
- a CDS encoding alpha-glucosidase/alpha-galactosidase, with the protein MAANPKITFIGAGSTVFMKNIIGDVLQRPALSGATIALMDLNPQRLEESAIVVNKLISTLGVKARAETYSDQRKALAGADFVVVAFQIGGYEPCTVTDFEVPKKYGLRQTIADTLGVGGIMRGLRTVPHLWKVCEDMLAVCPEAIMLQYVNPMAINTWAIAEKYPTIRQVGLCHSVQGTAMELAHDLDIPYEEIRYRAAGINHMAFYLKFEHRQADGSYRNLYPDLVRGYREGRAPKPGWNPRCPNKVRYEMLTRLGYFVTESSEHFAEYTPYFIKEGRDDLIEKFGIPLDEYPKRCIEQIERWKGQAEAYRSADKIEVTPSKEYASSIINSVWTGEPSVIYGNVRNNGCITSLPENCAAEVPCLVDASGIQPTFIGDLPPQLTALIRTNINVQELTVQALMTENREHIYHAAMMDPHTAAELDLDQIWSLVDDLLASHGDWLPEWARTSRKVQAA; encoded by the coding sequence ATGGCAGCAAATCCCAAAATCACATTCATCGGAGCAGGCTCCACCGTCTTCATGAAGAACATCATCGGCGACGTGCTGCAGCGCCCGGCGCTGTCGGGCGCGACGATCGCCCTGATGGATCTCAACCCGCAGCGGCTCGAGGAAAGCGCCATCGTCGTCAACAAGCTGATCTCGACGCTCGGCGTCAAGGCCAGGGCCGAGACCTATTCCGACCAGCGCAAGGCGCTTGCCGGCGCCGATTTTGTCGTCGTCGCCTTCCAGATCGGCGGCTACGAGCCCTGCACCGTCACCGATTTCGAAGTGCCGAAGAAATACGGCCTGCGCCAGACGATCGCCGATACGCTCGGCGTCGGCGGCATCATGCGCGGGCTTCGCACCGTGCCGCATCTCTGGAAGGTCTGCGAGGACATGCTCGCCGTCTGCCCCGAGGCGATCATGCTGCAATACGTCAACCCGATGGCGATCAACACCTGGGCGATCGCGGAGAAGTACCCGACCATTCGCCAGGTCGGCCTCTGCCACTCGGTGCAGGGCACGGCGATGGAACTCGCCCACGATCTCGACATTCCCTACGAGGAAATCCGCTACCGCGCCGCCGGCATCAACCACATGGCCTTCTATCTCAAATTCGAGCATCGCCAGGCCGACGGCTCTTACCGCAACCTCTATCCCGATCTGGTGCGCGGCTATCGCGAGGGCAGGGCGCCGAAGCCCGGCTGGAACCCGCGCTGCCCGAACAAGGTGCGCTACGAGATGCTGACGCGGCTCGGCTATTTCGTTACCGAAAGCTCGGAGCATTTCGCCGAATACACGCCCTATTTCATCAAGGAGGGCCGCGACGACCTGATCGAGAAATTCGGCATTCCGCTCGACGAATATCCGAAGCGCTGCATCGAGCAGATCGAGCGCTGGAAGGGCCAGGCGGAAGCCTATCGCAGCGCCGACAAGATCGAGGTGACACCATCGAAGGAATATGCCTCCTCGATCATCAACTCGGTCTGGACCGGCGAACCCTCGGTGATCTACGGCAATGTCCGCAACAATGGCTGCATCACCTCGCTGCCGGAAAATTGCGCCGCCGAAGTGCCCTGCCTGGTCGACGCCTCCGGCATCCAGCCGACCTTCATCGGCGACCTGCCGCCGCAGCTGACCGCGCTGATCCGCACCAATATCAACGTGCAGGAACTGACGGTGCAGGCGCTGATGACCGAAAATCGCGAGCACATCTACCACGCCGCGATGATGGACCCGCACACGGCAGCCGAACTCGACCTCGACCAGATCTGGTCGCTGGTCGACGACCTGCTCGCCAGCCACGGCGACTGGCTGCCGGAATGGGCCCGCACCAGTCGTAAAGTTCAAGCCGCCTGA
- a CDS encoding AraC family transcriptional regulator, with amino-acid sequence MRTVSLPRGRQRLHAMPTSSGYEVRENEPYDWDGRRRGQTPFTVLQHTISGSGRLRYQNRNYRLQGGDTLLVLVPHNHRYWLEKGERWEYFWISMNGEETLRIHQLVLSTAGPVLKLQPSTIDHLADCSLRLVTGATSPGAASAIAYEAAMALYDDVFGSPAFAAELSPMQPVIDHINANLEKPLPVSELAGIVGLSRAHFSRSFAESEGMPPAEFVLQQRLQRAVKLLTKADFLPVKEVAIMCGFEDPNYFSKVFRRVYGTNPTEFRTTGMYASIGKLK; translated from the coding sequence ATGAGGACGGTTTCGCTGCCCCGCGGCCGGCAGCGATTGCATGCCATGCCGACCAGCTCCGGCTATGAAGTGCGCGAGAACGAGCCCTATGACTGGGACGGAAGAAGACGCGGCCAGACGCCCTTCACCGTGCTGCAGCACACGATCAGCGGCTCGGGCCGGTTGCGCTATCAGAACCGCAATTATCGGCTTCAGGGCGGCGACACGCTGCTGGTGCTCGTGCCGCACAATCATCGCTACTGGTTGGAGAAGGGCGAGCGCTGGGAATATTTCTGGATTTCGATGAATGGCGAGGAGACGCTGCGCATCCACCAGCTGGTGCTGTCGACCGCCGGGCCGGTGCTGAAACTGCAGCCTTCGACTATCGATCATCTCGCCGATTGCAGCCTGCGCCTCGTCACCGGGGCGACCTCGCCGGGAGCGGCCTCGGCGATTGCCTATGAAGCGGCGATGGCGCTTTATGACGACGTCTTCGGCTCGCCGGCCTTTGCCGCCGAGCTCAGCCCGATGCAGCCGGTGATCGACCATATCAACGCCAATCTCGAAAAGCCGCTGCCGGTCAGCGAACTCGCCGGCATCGTCGGCCTCAGCCGTGCGCATTTCTCCCGCAGCTTCGCCGAGAGCGAGGGCATGCCGCCAGCCGAGTTCGTGCTGCAGCAGCGGCTGCAGCGCGCCGTCAAGCTGCTGACCAAGGCGGATTTCCTGCCGGTCAAGGAAGTCGCCATCATGTGCGGCTTCGAGGATCCGAACTATTTCTCCAAAGTCTTCCGCCGGGTCTACGGCACCAACCCGACGGAATTCCGCACCACCGGCATGTATGCCAGCATCGGCAAGCTGAAATAG